The Coregonus clupeaformis isolate EN_2021a chromosome 3, ASM2061545v1, whole genome shotgun sequence genome includes a region encoding these proteins:
- the LOC121543844 gene encoding protocadherin gamma-C5 isoform X4, with protein sequence MESRPRKGYGGWPVLRLWFSLACFTGATAQLSYSVSEELRPGAVVGNIAKDLGLTVQRIIQRKLRVVSESNAQYFEVNQATGDFVIRQTIDREHMCELSPTCSLHLEIVLEDPLAIHRVLVDIVDVNDNAPQFSNKNISLEISEAAAPGTRFRLESAHDPDVGINSLRTYHLAPNDCFVLNVETKSDGSKIPELVLEKALDRETQASFRLLLTAVDGGQPEKSGSTLLLIKVLDVNDNAPVFEEPVKKVSILENVEPGTLVTKLNATDADYGQNGQISFLFSKYTPERVLKLFSVDSKTGEIRVNGQVDYETANVYHITVQARDGGTPAMEGSCNIIVDVTDVNDNSPEVTLTSLKNPIREDAAPGTVIALISARDLDSGKNGEVTLKVQSGLPFKLNSAFGEHYNLITDGNLDRESMAEYTVVIMATDAGSPPLSSRTTFVVKLSDVNDNAPSFSQPSYSVDVPENNAPSTPITMVMASDPDTGDNARVSFSILPSMVQGSPISSYVYINPETGHIYSMRSLDYETLNAFRIEVQARDAGAPPRTANVTVHVFVVDLNDNAPLIVYPPFPQDTGLQLSVPQSAGPGHLINKLVGVDPDSGHNAWLFYSIAPGPHVGLFRIAPHTGELRTARKLAEEEGGSAYDIIVVVQDNGKPTLSTTVAITVTVEEKGASDAATDNRKMSVMRHTGMPDITLYLIISLACVSAVFFLTFLILMVRCLRHRSDLGGTGCCYSHHRPSRAHHQRPSKDLHLQLNTDGPIRYMEVVGGAQDPPGTRTYRPCYSTISSRSDFVFVKTPMMSHNNTLSMTLNRKHLMNSAIEQKPPNADWRFTQGQRPGPSGAGGPPEMVMGTGPWPNPPTEAEQLQALMAAANVSEATATLGPGTMGLSTRYSPQFTLQHVPDYRQNVYIPGSTATLTSNPQQQQQQQQQQQQMLMQQQMATQHQTLQAQSSEAATQPEPPKAAQTPASKKKSTKKEKK encoded by the exons ATGGAATCCAGACCGAGGAAAGGCTACGGAGGGTGGCCAGTGCTGAGGCTATGGTTTTCCCTGGCGTGCTTTACCGGCGCGACCGCGCAGCTCAGCTACTCTGTTTCGGAGGAGCTCAGACCAGGGGCTGTGGTCGGGAATATCGCTAAGGATTTGGGTCTCACCGTTCAAAGGATAATTCAGAGAAAATTGCGGGTGGTCTCGGAATCTAACGCGCAGTACTTCGAGGTAAATCAGGCGACTGGGGATTTTGTTATTAGACAGACAATTGACAGGGAACACATGTGCGAATTAAGTCCAACTTGTTCACTACATCTTGAGATTGTACTTGAGGACCCTTTAGCAATACATCGGGTTCTTGTGGATATTGTGGATGTGAATGACAATGCGCCGCAGTTTTCCAATAAGAATATTTCCTTGGAGATATCAGAGGCGGCCGCGCCAGGCACTCGGTTCCGACTGGAGAGTGCGCACGACCCAGATGTGGGTATCAACTCTCTGCGCACTTATCACCTCGCACCCAACGACTGCTTTGTTTTGAATGTGGAAACGAAAAGTGACGGGAGTAAGATCCCGGAATTAGTTTTAGAGAAGGCTTTGGATAGGGAGACGCAGGCCTCGTTTCGCCTGTTGCTCACTGCGGTAGACGGGGGACAGCCGGAGAAGTCTGGCTCCACTCTTTTACTCATTAAAGTTCTGGATGTCAATGACAATGCGCCCGTCTTTGAAGAGCCGGTGAAAAAAGTTAGCATTTTGGAGAATGTTGAACCGGGCACTTTAGTAACGAAACTGAACGCGACCGACGCGGATTACGGTCAGAATGGTCAGATCTCCTTCCTGTTTAGTAAATACACGCCGGAACGTGTGCTCAAGCTATTCAGCGTGGATTCTAAAACCGGGGAGATCCGTGTGAATGGCCAGGTGGATTATGAGACAGCGAATGTATATCACATCACTGTGCAGGCCAGGGATGGGGGAACCCCCGCCATGGAGGGTTCCTGTAACATCATAGTTGACGTCACTGATGTGAATGACAATTCTCCAGAGGTAACGTTGACTTCACTGAAAAATCCCATCAGAGAGGATGCAGCTCCTGGTACAGTCATCGCCCTCATCAGTGCGAGGGACCTGGACTCTGGTAAGAACGGGGAGGTGACGTTAAAGGTCCAGTCTGGCCTGcccttcaaactcaactctgcCTTTGGTGAGCACTACAATCTCATCACCGATGGCAACCTGGACAGAGAGAGCATGGCCGAGTACACTGTGGTCATCATGGCGACTGACGCGGGCTCCCCTCCCCTGTCGTCACGGACGACTTTCGTGGTCAAACTCTCAGACGTGAACGACAACGCTCCTTCATTCTCCCAGCCCTCCTACTCCGTGGACGTCCCCGAGAACAACGCCCCCAGCACCCCCATCACCATGGTGATGGCCTCTGACCCGGACACGGGGGACAACGCCCGCGTCTCCTTCTCCATCCTGCCCAGCATGGTCCAGGGCTCCCCCATTTCCTCCTATGTCTACATCAACCCAGAGACTGGACACATCTACAGCATGCGCTCCCTAGACTACGAGACCCTCAATGCCTTCCGTATCGAGGTGCAGGCCCGAGACGCCGGGGCACCCCCCCGGACCGCCAACGTCACCGTGCATGTGTTCGTAGTGGATCTTAACGACAACGCGCCCCTCATCGTGTACCCCCCCTTCCCCCAGGATACGGGGCTGCAGCTCAGTGTACCCCAGTCGGCTGGGCCGGGTCATCTCATTAATAAACTAGTAGGGGTGGACCCTGATAGTGGACATAATGCCTGGCTGTTCTATTCCATCGCCCCAGGGCCACACGTTGGTCTCTTCCGCATTGCCCCCCACACTGGGGAGCTCCGCACCGCCCGCAAACTAGCCGAGGAGGAGGGCGGCTCCGCCTATGACATCATCGTGGTCGTCCAGGACAACGGCAAGCCCACTCTCTCCACCACTGTGGCCATCACAGTAACCGTGGAGGAGAAGGGCGCCAGCGACGCCGCCACGGACAACCGGAAGATGTCTGTGATGCGTCACACCGGGATGCCTGATATCACCCTGTACCTCATCATCTCGCTGGCGTGCGTCTCGGCCGTGTtcttcctcaccttcctcatcctCATGGTGCGATGCCTCCGCCACCGCAGCGACCTTGGAGGGACAGGCTGCTGCTACAGCCACCACCGGCCCAGCAGGGCCCACCATCAGAGACCCAGCAAGGACCTCCACCTGCAGCTCAACACAGACGGACCCATCCGTTACATGGAGGTGGTGGGAGGGGCTCAGGACCCCCCAGGAACACGGACCTACAGACCCTGCTACTCCACCATCTCCAGCCGAAGTGACTTTGTGTTTGTCAAGACGCCCATGATGAGTCACAACAACACCCTCAGCATGACGCTCAACAGGAAGCACCTAATGAACTCAGCCATTGAG CAAAAGCCTCCTAACGCCGACTGGCGCTTCACCCAAGGACAGAGACCTGGACCCAGTGG GGCTGGAGGTCCCCCTGAGATGGTCATGGGAACCGGACCCTGGCCCAACCCCCCCACAGAGGCCGAGCAGCTCCAAGCCCTGATGGCCGCAGCCAACG TGAGCGAGGCGACCGCAACCCTGGGGCCAGGCACCATGGGACTAAGCACCCGTTACAGCCCCCAGTTCACCCTGCAGCACGTGCCCGACTACCGCCAGAACGTCTACATCCCTGGCAGCACGGCCACCTTGACCTCCAacccccagcagcagcagcagcagcagcagcagcagcagcagatgcTGATGCAACAGCAGATGGCAACTCAACATCAGACCCTGCAGGCCCAGTCCTCCGAGGCCGCCACTCAGCCTGAACCCCCCAAGGCTGCCCAGACCCCCGCCTCCAAGAAGAAGTCCACCAAGAAGGAGAAGAAGTAG
- the LOC121543844 gene encoding protocadherin gamma-C5 isoform X6, whose product MTKTMGYRDWRWLALWWHHFFLLWSTIDGQTRYTIPEELKQGSVVGNLAKDLGLGLSEIFDRKLRVASEAGKQYFSVDARKGELVVNERIDRETLCGQSVSCVLPLQVVIENPLQLHRIEVEIRDINDNSPSFLTKELTLKIAESTVAGMRFPLESAEDPDVGSNSLKSYTISKDDCFSLKVNELRNGRKFPELVIDIALDREKKAVYQLLLTALDGGNPVRSGTSQINIIVLDNNDNVPLFENNVYKVSINENSPKGTFMVKLKATDNDEGQNGEVKYTFGERTPESVLSKFDINPDTGEMFLKGELDYESAANYEIDVAAKDKGIPEMEGHCSVQVEVIDLNDNPPEIVLTSKPSPVREDAPSGTVVALIGARDLDSGDNGKVTLQLPKGHPFSLKPSFSNNYALVTSSVLDRESFSEYNIEITATDSGSPPLTTKKTIPVSIIDVNDNPPKFTQPSYNIYLKENGLPGSMLASVSASDLDFGDNAKISYSILDSKLQDVSVSSYVYINSDNGSIYSMHSFDYEKLKVFQILVQAKDHGSPSLSSIATVHVFILDQNDNAPAVIYPSPALGSLSHQKMPRSAKAGHLVTKVTAVDADSGHNAWISYKLAEATDASLFSVNLYTGEVRTKRAVSEQDDSSQRLLIEIQDDGEPVQSATVTVTILVDDRLQEPILDLRQKAPEPSKKSGRITLYLILSLASVSVLSLVTFIILAVKCVRNSRSSGSCCMRREDFDGYKNPNRNLQIQLNTDGPIKYVEVLGGDMLSQSQSFRSCLSPMSEFSDFTFVKPSSTTDFKEMINVLDASLPDSAWTFESQQQKPPNADWRFTQGQRPGPSGAGGPPEMVMGTGPWPNPPTEAEQLQALMAAANEVSEATATLGPGTMGLSTRYSPQFTLQHVPDYRQNVYIPGSTATLTSNPQQQQQQQQQQQQMLMQQQMATQHQTLQAQSSEAATQPEPPKAAQTPASKKKSTKKEKK is encoded by the exons ATGACAAAGACAATGGGATACCGAGACTGGAGATGGTTGGCTCTTTGGTGGCATCATTTCTTTCTCTTGTGGAGTACAATAGACGGACAGACTCGCTACACCATCCCGGAGGAACTGAAACAGGGCTCTGTGGTAGGAAATCTAGCCAAAGATCTGGGTTTGGGACTCTCTGAGATCTTTGACCGTAAACTGCGTGTCGCCTCTGAAGCTGGTAAGCAGTATTTCAGTGTGGATGCGAGGAAGGGCGAGCTGGTCGTGAATGAGAGAATAGACAGAGAGACTTTATGCGGACAAAGCGTCAGCTGCGTTTTACCTCTGCAGGTTGTCATTGAGAACCCGTTACAGTTGCACCGTATTGAGGTGGAAATACGCGACATAAATGACAATTCACCTAGTTTCTTAACAAAGGAGCTCACATTGAAAATAGCAGAATCGACAGTTGCGGGCATGCGTTTTCCTCTGGAGAGCGCGGAGGACCCAGACGTTGGAAGCAATTCGCTCAAGTCCTATACTATTAGTAAAGATGACTGTTTTAGTTTAAAAGTAAACGAGCTTCGTAATGGAAGAAAATTCCCTGAACTGGTCATAGACATAGCACTTGATAGAGAGAAAAAAGCTGTCTATCAGCTGCTGTTAACAGCGTTAGACGGAGGCAATCCGGTCAGATCCGGGACTTCACAGATAAATATCATAGTGCTTGATAACAATGACAACGTTCCCCTATTTGAAAACAATGTATATAAAGTGTCCATTAACGAAAATAGTCCAAAGGGTACCTTTATGGTTAAACTTAAAGCGACGGATAATGACGAAGGACAAAATGGTGAGGTGAAATACACATTTGGTGAGCGTACACCTGAGTCCGTGCTTTCCAAATTTGATATTAATCCGGATACGGGGGAAATGTTTTTGAAAGGTGAATTAGATTATGAAAGCGCTGCAAATTATGAAATTGATGTAGCTGCTAAAGATAAAGGAATTCCGGAGATGGAAGGACATTGTAGCGTGCAGGTGGAGGTAATAGATCTAAACGACAACCCTCCAGAAATTGTCCTCACCTCCAAACCGAGCCCGGTGCGCGAGGACGCTCCCAGTGGCACAGTAGTGGCTTTGATCGGAGCCCGGGACCTAGACTCCGGGGATAACGGTAAAGTAACGTTACAACTTCCAAAAGGCCATCCTTTTAGTCTGAAACCTTCTTTTTCTAATAATTACGCACTGGTCACCAGCAGTGTTTTAGACCGAGAGAGCTTCTCAGAGTATAATATTGAGATAACAGCCACTGATTCGGGCTCCCCTCCCCTGACTACCAAGAAAACTATACCAGTCAGCATCATTGATGTCAACGACAACCCCCCTAAATTCACTCAGCCCTCCTATAATATCTATTTAAAAGAGAATGGACTACCAGGCTCCATGCTTGCCTCAGTATCCGCATCTGACCTGGATTTCGGAGATAATGCCAAGATTTCCTACTCCATCCTAGACTCCAAATTGCAGGACGTCTCTGTATCCTCCTATGTGTACATTAACTCTGACAACGGCAGCATCTACAGCATGCACTCGTTTGACTATGAGAAACTGAAGGTGTTTCAGATTCTGGTGCAGGCAAAGGACCACGGCTCTCCCTCTCTGAGCAGCATCGCTACTGTCCATGTTTTTATCCTGGACCAGAACGACAATGCCCCAGCTGTTATTTACCCCTCCCCTGCCCTGGGCTCGCTCTCTCACCAGAAGATGCCCCGCTCCGCTAAAGCAGGCCACCTGGTTACTAAGGTAACGGCCGTGGACGCAGACTCCGGCCATAACGCCTGGATTTCATATAAGCTTGCGGAGGCCACAGACGCGTCTCTGTTCAGTGTCAATCTTTACACAGGGGAGGTGAGGACTAAACGCGCTGTGTCCGAGCAGGACGACTCCTCTCAGAGACTGCTTATAGAGATACAGGATGACGGGGAGCCGGTCCAGTCCGCCACGGTCACAGTGACCATACTGGTAGATGACAGGCTCCAAGAACCCATCTTGGACCTCCGGCAGAAAGCGCCAGAGCCTAGCAAGAAAAGCGGGAGAATTACCCTGTATTTGATTCTCTCTCTGGCCTCAGTATCCGTGCTGTCTTTGGTGACTTTTATCATCTTAGCGGTCAAGTGCGTTAGAAACAGCAGGAGCAGCGGTAGTTGCTGCATGAGACGGGAGGACTTTGACGGCTACAAGAACCCCAACAGAAACCTGCAGATCCAGCTCAACACTGACGGACCTATTAAGTACGTGGAGGTCCTGGGAGGGGACATGTTGTCTCAGAGTCAGTCCTTCAGGTCCTGTCTCTCTCCCATGTCAGAGTTCAGTGATTTCACCTTCGTTAAGCCCAGCAGCACCACTGACTTTAAGGAGATGATCAATGTCCTAGATGCATCTTTACCCGACAGCGCCTGGACCTTTGAGAGCCAGCAG CAAAAGCCTCCTAACGCCGACTGGCGCTTCACCCAAGGACAGAGACCTGGACCCAGTGG GGCTGGAGGTCCCCCTGAGATGGTCATGGGAACCGGACCCTGGCCCAACCCCCCCACAGAGGCCGAGCAGCTCCAAGCCCTGATGGCCGCAGCCAACG AAGTGAGCGAGGCGACCGCAACCCTGGGGCCAGGCACCATGGGACTAAGCACCCGTTACAGCCCCCAGTTCACCCTGCAGCACGTGCCCGACTACCGCCAGAACGTCTACATCCCTGGCAGCACGGCCACCTTGACCTCCAacccccagcagcagcagcagcagcagcagcagcagcagcagatgcTGATGCAACAGCAGATGGCAACTCAACATCAGACCCTGCAGGCCCAGTCCTCCGAGGCCGCCACTCAGCCTGAACCCCCCAAGGCTGCCCAGACCCCCGCCTCCAAGAAGAAGTCCACCAAGAAGGAGAAGAAGTAG
- the LOC121543844 gene encoding protocadherin gamma-C5 isoform X8: MTKTMGYRDWRWLALWWHHFFLLWSTIDGQTRYTIPEELKQGSVVGNLAKDLGLGLSEIFDRKLRVASEAGKQYFSVDAGKGELVVNERIDRETLCGQSASCVLPLQVVIENPLQLHRIEVEIRDINDNSPSFLTKELTVKIVELTVAGARFPLESAEDPDVGSNSLKSYTISKDECFTLKVKELGNGKKIPELVLEKPLDREKKSVHKLLLTALDGGNPVRSGTAQITITVLDVNDNFPVFEKSVYKVSIYENSAKGTFLIKLKATDIDGGQNGEIKYSFGERTPESVVSTFDMDPDTGDIFLKGDLDFESATTYEIDITARDKGTPEMEGHCRVQVELIDVNDNSPEIVLTSQPNPVRENAPSGTVVALISARDLDSGNNSNVTLQLPRGYPFSLKPSFSNNYALITSGVLDRESFSEYNIEITATDSGFPPLTTKTTIPVSINDVNDNPPKFTQPSYNVYLKENGLPGSMLSSVSASDLDFGNNAKISYSILDSKVQDVSVSSYVYMNTDNGSIYSMHSFDYEKLKVFQILVQAKDHGSPSLSSNTTVHVFILDQNDNAPAVIYPSAALGSLSHQKMPRSAKAGHLVTKVTAVDADSGHNAWISYKLAEATDASLFSVNLYTGEVRTKRAVSEQDDSSQRLLIEIKDDGEPVQSATVTVTILVDDGLHEPILDLRQKVPEPSKKSGRITLYLILSLASVSVLSLVTFVILAVKCVRNSRSSGSCCMRREDFDGYKNPNRNLQIQLNTDGPIKYVEVLGGDMLSQSQSFRSCLSPMSEFSDFTFVKPSSTTDFKEMINVLDASLPDSAWTFESQQQKPPNADWRFTQGQRPGPSGAGGPPEMVMGTGPWPNPPTEAEQLQALMAAANEVSEATATLGPGTMGLSTRYSPQFTLQHVPDYRQNVYIPGSTATLTSNPQQQQQQQQQQQQMLMQQQMATQHQTLQAQSSEAATQPEPPKAAQTPASKKKSTKKEKK, encoded by the exons ATGACAAAGACAATGGGATACCGAGACTGGAGATGGCTGGCTCTTTGGTGGCATCATTTCTTTCTCTTGTGGAGTACAATAGACGGACAGACTCGCTACACCATCCCGGAGGAACTGAAACAGGGCTCTGTGGTAGGAAATCTAGCCAAAGATCTGGGTTTGGGACTATCTGAGATCTTTGACCGTAAGCTGCGTGTCGCCTCTGAGGCTGGTAAGCAGTATTTCAGTGTGGATGCGGGGAAGGGCGAACTGGTCGTGAATGAGAGAATAGACAGAGAGACTTTATGCGGACAAAGCGCCAGCTGTGTTTTACCTCTGCAGGTTGTCATTGAGAACCCGTTACAGTTGCACCGTATTGAGGTGGAAATACGAGACATAAATGACAATTCGCCTAGTTTTCTTACAAAGGAGCTCACAGTGAAAATAGTCGAATTGACTGTTGCAGGCGCACGTTTTCCTTTGGAGAGTGCAGAGGACCCTGACGTGGGCAGTAATTCCCTTAAATCCTATACTATTAGTAAAGATGAGTGTTTTACGTTGAAGGTAAAGGAGCTTGGTAATGGAAAGAAAATACCAGAACTAGTTTTAGAGAAACCCTTAGACCGAGAGAAAAAATCTGTCCATAAACTGCTGTTAACAGCTCTAGACGGAGGCAATCCTGTCAGATCCGGGACTGCACAGATAACTATTACTGTGCTTGACGTAAACGATAATTTTCCAGTATTTGAAAAGTCTGTGTACAAAGTTTCTATCTACGAAAATAGTGCAAAAGGGACATTTTTGATTAAACTTAAAGCGACAGATATTGACGGGGGTCAAAATGGGGAGATCAAGTATTCGTTTGGTGAGCGCACCCCTGAGTCTGTGGTTTCTACATTTGATATGGATCCGGACACAGGGGATATTTTTTTGAAGGGGGATTTAGATTTCGAAAGTGCTACAACATATGAAATTGATATCACGGCTAGAGATAAAGGCACTCCTGAAATGGAGGGACACTGTCGCGTGCAGGTAGAGTTAATAGACGTTAACGACAATTCGCCTGAAATTGTCCTCACTTCCCAACCAAACCCGGTGCGCGAGAACGCGCCCAGTGGCACGGTAGTAGCTTTGATTAGTGCCCGGGACCTTGACTCCGGTAATAACAGTAATGTGACGTTACAGCTCCCGAGAGGTTATCCTTTTAGTCTGAAACCGTCCTTTTCTAATAATTACGCACTGATCACAAGTGGTGTTTTAGACAGAGAGAGCTTCTCAGAGTATAATATTGAGATAACTGCCACTGATTCGGGCTTCCCTCCCCTGACTACCAAGACAACTATACCAGTCAGTATCAATGATGTCAACGACAACCCCCCTAAATTCACTCAGCCCTCCTATAATGTCTACTTAAAAGAGAATGGACTACCAGGCTCCATGCTCTCCTCAGTATCCGCATCTGACCTGGATTTTGGGAATAATGCCAAGATCTCCTACTCCATCCTAGACTCCAAAGTGCAGGACGTGTCTGTGTCCTCCTATGTGTACATGAACACTGATAACGGCAGCATCTACAGCATGCACTCGTTTGACTATGAGAAACTAAAGGTGTTTCAGATTCTGGTGCAGGCAAAGGACCACGGCTCTCCCTCTCTGAGCAGCAACACCACTGTCCATGTTTTTATCTTGGACCAGAACGACAATGCCCCCGCTGTTATTTACCCCTCCGCTgccctgggctctctctctcaccagaagATGCCTCGCTCCGCTAAAGCAGGCCACTTGGTTACTAAGGTAACGGCCGTGGACGCAGACTCGGGCCATAACGCCTGGATTTCATATAAGCTTGCGGAGGCCACAGACGCGTCTCTGTTCAGTGTCAATCTTTACACAGGGGAGGTAAGGACTAAACGCGCTGTGTCCGAACAGGACGACTCCTCTCAGAGACTGCTTATAGAGATAAAGGATGACGGGGAGCCGGTCCAATCCGCCACGGTCACAGTGACCATACTGGTAGATGACGGGCTCCACGAACCCATCTTGGACCTCCGGCAGAAAGTGCCAGAGCCAAGCAAGAAAAGCGGGAGAATCACCCTGTATTTGATCCTCTCTCTGGCCTCGGTGTCCGTGCTGTCTCTGGTGACTTTTGTCATCTTAGCGGTCAAGTGCGTTAGAAACAGCAGGAGCAGCGGTAGTTGCTGCATGAGACGGGAGGACTTTGACGGCTACAAGAACCCCAACAGAAACCTGCAGATCCAGCTCAACACTGACGGGCCTATTAAGTACGTGGAGGTCCTGGGAGGGGACATGTTATCTCAGAGTCAGTCCTTCAGGTCCTGTCTCTCTCCCATGTCAGAGTTCAGTGATTTCACCTTCGTTAAGCCCAGCAGCACCACTGACTTTAAGGAGATGATCAACGTCCTAGACGCGTCTTTACCTGACAGCGCCTGGACCTTTGAGAGCCAACAG CAAAAGCCTCCTAACGCCGACTGGCGCTTCACCCAAGGACAGAGACCTGGACCCAGTGG GGCTGGAGGTCCCCCTGAGATGGTCATGGGAACCGGACCCTGGCCCAACCCCCCCACAGAGGCCGAGCAGCTCCAAGCCCTGATGGCCGCAGCCAACG AAGTGAGCGAGGCGACCGCAACCCTGGGGCCAGGCACCATGGGACTAAGCACCCGTTACAGCCCCCAGTTCACCCTGCAGCACGTGCCCGACTACCGCCAGAACGTCTACATCCCTGGCAGCACGGCCACCTTGACCTCCAacccccagcagcagcagcagcagcagcagcagcagcagcagatgcTGATGCAACAGCAGATGGCAACTCAACATCAGACCCTGCAGGCCCAGTCCTCCGAGGCCGCCACTCAGCCTGAACCCCCCAAGGCTGCCCAGACCCCCGCCTCCAAGAAGAAGTCCACCAAGAAGGAGAAGAAGTAG